The window TATGCCAGCTCCAAAGAACATTTCCTACACCATATGACCCATCAGGATCTGAGTTCTTGATGCCAATAATGACACTTGCCTCCTTCATGTTAGCCTTGTTAACTTTGAACTCAACATTGTCACCATTTATTGCTACGTCAGAGACAATACCAGGAGTGCTGCTCCACAACACTTCAGCCTTTGTTGCACCAGTGATTTTAGAACCAGTGATTTTAGTAGCTCCCCAAAATGGGTTTATAGCTACAGCAGAACCGTTTATACCTGATGGATTAAAAGCTTCTGTATTATCAACGCCATTCTTTTTAGCATTACCATATACCATTGGGAACGAATACTTACCACTGGCTGAAACAATATAACAGTTAGCTGTTTCCTGTGGACCATTCACCTTAGAAAGGTCTACTGTACCAGTCGCCTCAGGTGCCGCCTTAAGTGCCGCCTCACGCTCTGCCTTATAGTCATGGAAATCATTAGCAAGTGTCATCACACGAGCTTCAGCAGAAGTACCACCATTACCACTCTCAGAACTCATAGCAGCAACCATTGAAGGCTTGCCCTCTGTCCAAGTAGTACCATCAGCACTGAACTCATACTTTGTAATTGTCCAAGGCTCTGGCTTTTCAATGCTACCTGGTTTTAGACTCTTACTATAACTTGTAACTGTGAATGGAGCATTAGTTTCATCGTAGTTAAACGTTGTCTTAGCAGCCTTAGCGGTAATATGAAACTCTCTATCCAACTCATCTTTCGAATTAGAAATCGAATAAGTTCTGGTTGTACCAGCAACCCACTTCTTACCATTACCACCAATCTTTGCAACGACGCTCTTACCACTTAAGAAAGTAATCTTCACATCTGCATCTGCTGGAATATCCTGAGGAACCATGAAGAAAACACCATCGCCATCATTCATGACTTTATTTGAAATGTTTGTTGGAAATTCATCCCCTGAATCAAACTCAAGCGCAAAGTTCTTCTTTGTTGTACTTGGAGTCCATGTCTTTGTAGCAATATCGTATGTACCACTACCAAGAACATTGCGAATCTCAATCTTCTTCACCTTCTGATTATAAGAGAGATCACTACCCACCTTGAAATAAACAGCAGTTGTTGCGTGTGAGAATCTAATAGGAATCTTCTGGCTTATATAATCATCGTAATTGAATGCTTCTGTATTGGCAACCAAAACGTCAATATGCTTCTTAGCATTAGCCTCTGGCGAGTAATTAACAACTGGGTTTGTACCAGATGTTGTTGTTACCAATGGGTTTGATCCGTCTTTAGCTGGATGAACAGCAAAGAACTTCAACTTTGAAGACTCGCTCTTCTTCCACTTTACAGGATTAACCATAGTACCATCAACCTTCACCTGCTCATTGTAGAGATAGTTAGCAGCTGTGCTACCTTCCTTAGTTGCAAAGATTGCGAAATTCTTATTGATTGTCGCAAAGTTACTCATGTCTGTTACCAAAGCACGTGTAGCTGCTGGAATATAAACTGGGTTAACACCTTCAACCGTGGTCTCTACCAACTCCAGACCCTGTGCATCACCCTCAAGTGGTGTAAAAGTGGTTTCGTAAACAGATGGAGCCTTAGTCTTTGGAAGTGAAGGCTCATTGATGTTCTGAATATCAGATACAGCAAAGCTAATACCATCCTCTACTTTCTGCGTCTCCTTTACTGTTTCATTATCAGTACAAGAAGTCACAACAAATGATGCTAAGCCTACGAAGCCAGCCATCAAAGCAAATTTAAAATTTCTTGATTTCATTTCTTTGGGTTTAATTTCTTAGGTTTGTTACGGATTAGTTAGATGGTTCTGCATCAATTTCCTCTTCTCCTCCATTTTCAAATCCACCTATGGATGCGCCAAAACCTGGTTGATTACCAGAACCAGCCAAAATCGTCTCTGCCTCTACAATGTTATACACATTAATAGCAGGCGAAAAATACTTCTTTTTCATATTTTTTTACAATAGTTATCTTCTTTGTTCTAAATTACGTTTATGCTCGTCTGAGCGCAATAATACGGAACAATTTTTTGTTATCCGTTTTCCTATATATTTGTGGGTAAACTCTTTACGTGGATTGATATTTATTTTAGTCAAGTGCCTGAAAACGGTGCAAAGGTACTACATTTATCATATATTGCCAATAAAAAGAGATTAATTTTTAGAGAATTTTAACCTGATTAACAACCTAATATGAGTATAAAAAAACAAGAAAACCTTTAATTTTGCAGGGGGTTCCAATAGATGATATAGTCTGCTTAGATTAAAGAGTTTTTAACACAACACAAGCATTATTCTTAACTTTGTAAATATAATTCACAACCTCAAAAAATAAAGACCGTCTTTTAGCTTTGAATCAACGCTCTTTTGGCTTACAAAAGATGCCCTTTTGAGTTCTAACTAACGCCCTTTAAGAGTCCAACTAAGCACCTTTTATTTCGTTCACCTATAACTTACTGATTACAAACAACTTGCAAAGACGATAAAAAATACTATTTATCATGCAAAAGATAGCATTACAAAACATTTCTTTGTAAACATATTTCAGCCTTTATAATAGGTAAATATAATGATTTATACCGTATTAAAAACTAATAACAAACTATCCTATCTATATGATTTTTAGCTTATTAGTAATAAAAACATAAAAAATGCCACAGAGATGGTAATTAATAAATACCACACACATGGTATTTTTATCGTTCTCGACAAACTTTATAATGAATTATTAGGCAGAATAGAAAAGAAGCCCTATCTTTGCAAGCAGTTAAAGCAACGATACCACGTGCTACATGTCACACAAAGCCACACATATATAAAAGGTAGAACGGCGTAGCATCAAAGGTAAAATTATATAAATATAAAAGATTGTAAGAGATGAAAAGTTTAGAATTATTGTTTCCAAAAGTTGAAAGTACAAAAACATCCCTCCTATTATTGGCTTCACGCCTTATATTTGGATTGACATTTGCGAGCCATGGACTCGACAAACTACAGCATTTCTCAGAAACGGCTGCACACTTTCCTGCACCCTTCGGTCTTAGTGGTGACATTGCTGTTGGTTTGAGTATCTTCGGCGAGTTAGTGTGTGGTTTGGCATTTGCCTTCGGTTTCCTCACACGTTTAACACTACTACCAATGATTTTCACCATGATAGTTGCTTTCACAACTGTGTTTGGTGGATCGATCAGTGCAGGTGAATTACCTTTCCTCTATCTTGTCATCTTCGTTCTCTCATGGTTCGCTGGCGCAGGCAAGTTCTCTGTTGATGGCATCATTCGAAGCAAAATAAGTCGGGGTAATTCATAATTCACAATTCACATTTCATAATTATGATTACCGATATTAGCTGTGGTTTATCGCTACAAGTAACGTATTATCTCGTCAACAACGAATTACGCAAATGACACAAATTACATTGCAATAAGCATTAGCGAAATTCGTAGTCGCTAAAAGTAAGATAGAGTTTGCACATATCATAAAGTTCAAAACTCAAAGTTCAAAGTTCAAAGTTAATAATAGTAATCATAATTATGAAATGTGAATTATGAATTATGAATTATAGATTATGAATTATTAGCCCCAACACTCAATATCTTTTGCTATATCAGGCATTGTCTCTCGCTTGAAAACGGGACTCTGCACGCCCGCCCGTTTCTGTCTACGATAATCATCAAGCAGGCGGAAAGCGTATTTACCAAGTGTAAAGATGGCTATAAGGTTACAAATTGTGATGAGTGCCATGAAGAAGTCGCCAATACTCCACACAAGGTCAAGACTGGCAAGAGCACCAAATATAACCATTACACCTCCTGTTATCACACGCAAAACGAAAATAGCTGAAGGACGGTCGGTCAAGAAACGCACATTGGTCTCACCATAATAATAGTTTCCAATAATACTACTGAAAGCAAAGAAGAAAATAGCTATCGCAATAAACACTGGTCCAGCCGTACCCACTTCGCTCTCTAACGCTGCCTGAGTAAGTAATATTCCCGACTCAGAATTATTGGTATAAAGTCCGCTAATGATAATAATAAAAGCAGTACAACTACAAACGAGAAGCGTATCTGTGAATACACCGAGCGACTGGATAAGTCCTTGTTTCACGGGGTGAGTGGTTGATGCTGTCGCAGCAATGTTAGGAGCAGAGCCTTCACCCGCCTCATTACTGAACAATCCACGCTTAATACCATTCATCATCGTCGCTCCTAATCCACCACCTGCAACCTGTGTAAAACCAAAAGCATTCTCAATGATGAGGCGGAAGACGGACGGAATGAGTTGAATATTCATTATAATTATCACTAAAGCAAGGAGAACATAACCCACAGCCATCAGCGGAACGAGTACGCTACTTACCTTAGCAATACGCTGAATACCACCGAAGACAACTGCTAAAGAGAAGACTGCGAGAGCAATACCCATCCATGTCGGGTCAATCGAAAAAGCCTTCTCCATCGCTCCACATATAGTATTGCTTTGTATGGAAACATAAGCCATACAGACAGTCATCGTAATCAGTACAGCAAAGAGCTTCGCCATCCATTTACAATGCATTCCATGCAGAATATAATAAGCTGGTCCACCTATAAACGAATCGGCATGACGACGCTTATAAAGCTGGGCAAGCGTAGACTCGATAAAGGCTGTCGCAGAACCCAACAACGCTATGACCCACATCCAAAAGACGGCACCGGGACCGCCAATGGCTATGGCACTTGCCACACCAGCAAGGTTTCCCGTTCCCACACGTGAGGCAATCGAGACGGCAAAAGCTTGAAAAGACGATACATGTTTCTCGCCCTTATCATGCGTACCTGTCGATTCTGTCAGCAAACGAACCATCTCGCCAACCATGCGAAACTGTACGAAATGCGTCCGCCAAGTAAACCATAACGCACAAATAATGAGTGCGGCAACAAGGATATAAGACCATATAAAATAATTGACAGATACGATGGATTGATTTAACCATCCGTCTGCAGAAAACAATTCTATCATTTAATAAGAGATTAAATATTAGATACAAAAATACTAAAAACATCCGAAAGATATCAGATTTGTTCACAAAAAAATTGCTATTCACTTGACATTTACAATTATTTCACTAACTTTGCAAATTACTAATGGTTGATAAACACATGGTAAGAAAAAGAAAAAACAAGTTTAGAGATGTACGCGAATTTCTGATGATTGCATTGGCAATGCTCATCGGCAGCTTCGGCTGGTGTGCATTCTTATTGCCTCATCAAATCACTATCGGCGGTATTGCTGGTATTGCATCTGTCATTCAATGGGGTCTTGACATCCCTGTACAGTATACCTATCTCACTATCAACGGTATACTACTCTTTGTCGCATTAAAGATATTGGGTTGGAAATTCTGTATCAGGACCATTTTTGCCGTCTTGGTGTTCGCCTTTATAACATCGATTCTGCGTGAAGTCTTTGCTGGACATCCACTCTTTTCCGACGAGCCTTTCCTCGCCTGCGTGGTGGGTGGTGTATTGTTAGGTGTTGGAGTCAGCATCGCCTTGCAGTATAATGCCAGTTCGGGCGGATCGGATGTAATTGCGGCAATGATTCATAAGTATCGTGATGTCTCACTCGGACGTGTTATCCTTGCTTGTGACCTCTGTATCATCACCTCCAGTTATCTCGTTTTGGAGAATTGGGAAAAGGTTATCTACGGATACATTGTTCTCTTCGTAATGACCTATGTTGTGGACTACCTTATTAATGGTATGCGTGGTTCGGTGCAGTTCTTTGTCATTTCTGAACACTGGGGAGAGATTGGTTCTGCCATTAACAACGATGTTGACCGTGGCTGTACGGTTATCGAAGCACGCGGATTCTACACGGGTAAGAAGGTGGGAATGCTCTTTATCATCGCACGCCGTTCTGAAGCACACTCCATCTATCAAGTGATTGACGAGATAGACCCTAACGCCTTTGTGTCACAGGGTGCCGTAAACGGTGTTTATGGTATGGGATTCGATAGAATGAAGGTAGCACATAAAAAGAAAACAGCTGACGAGAAGGTCAGAACAAAAGAATAAGAAAGAAGGAAAGATTGTAAAGATGAATATTCAGGAACTCGAAGGTAAGCGTATTGCCATTCTCCTTTCTGGAGGTGTTGACAGCTCGGTTGTCGTCTATGAGTTTGCGCGATTAGGCCTGCATCCAGACTGTTTCTATATCAAAATAGGACCGGAAGAAAAGGAAGATTGGGATTGCAACTCTGAGGAAGACCTTGAGATGGCTACACTTGTGACCCGCCGTTTCGGCTGTAAGCTGCAGGTCATCGACTGTCATAAGGAGTATTGGGACCAGGTGACACGCTATACTATGGAGAAGGTGAAGGCAGGCTTTACACCTAATCCGGACGTGATGTGCAACCGACTGATAAAGTTTGGGGCTTTTGATGAGAAGATGGGGCATGACTATGACCTCATTGCGACGGGCCATTATGCACAGACTGAATGGATTGACGGACGTAAATGGCTCACCACAAGTCCTGACCCTGTAAAAGACCAGACCGACTTCTTAGCACAGATTTACGATTGGCAGTTAAAGAAAGCTATCTTCCCAATCGGCCACTATGAGAAGAATGAGGTGCGAGAGATTGCCGAACGAGAGAATCTCATCAATGCACGCCGTAAGGATTCGCAGGGAATCTGCTTCCTTGGAAATATCGATTATAATGAGTATGTACGCCGCTATTTAGGCGAACAGATG of the Prevotella melaninogenica genome contains:
- a CDS encoding fimbrillin family protein; this encodes MKSRNFKFALMAGFVGLASFVVTSCTDNETVKETQKVEDGISFAVSDIQNINEPSLPKTKAPSVYETTFTPLEGDAQGLELVETTVEGVNPVYIPAATRALVTDMSNFATINKNFAIFATKEGSTAANYLYNEQVKVDGTMVNPVKWKKSESSKLKFFAVHPAKDGSNPLVTTTSGTNPVVNYSPEANAKKHIDVLVANTEAFNYDDYISQKIPIRFSHATTAVYFKVGSDLSYNQKVKKIEIRNVLGSGTYDIATKTWTPSTTKKNFALEFDSGDEFPTNISNKVMNDGDGVFFMVPQDIPADADVKITFLSGKSVVAKIGGNGKKWVAGTTRTYSISNSKDELDREFHITAKAAKTTFNYDETNAPFTVTSYSKSLKPGSIEKPEPWTITKYEFSADGTTWTEGKPSMVAAMSSESGNGGTSAEARVMTLANDFHDYKAEREAALKAAPEATGTVDLSKVNGPQETANCYIVSASGKYSFPMVYGNAKKNGVDNTEAFNPSGINGSAVAINPFWGATKITGSKITGATKAEVLWSSTPGIVSDVAINGDNVEFKVNKANMKEASVIIGIKNSDPDGSYGVGNVLWSWHIWITSKDVVDTDNGYFMREPLGFRHTKWQGTSYQQDRKVRLTFTQTRTGKTAQVEFTQKAASMEREGEAMYYQQGRKDPLYPTSPMALQSPGTNPDALRRGFTLINSVKYASVMARPRKLWSDPTTKGNWDWMAISTADIGNGEPYYSESVVANTTYFNLWDANNGQGHGYTGTFVKTVYDPSPVGFRVPRLAEFEKINNGNNGKAAFTPLTGVLSHDDFTVKNKGTNGYYWSSEKKIGPGNFGGDEVYTGYYGLFALARGSQKDLVLKKDVHSVHDFPMFQNMAWGASVISIKE
- a CDS encoding YitT family protein, which gives rise to MVRKRKNKFRDVREFLMIALAMLIGSFGWCAFLLPHQITIGGIAGIASVIQWGLDIPVQYTYLTINGILLFVALKILGWKFCIRTIFAVLVFAFITSILREVFAGHPLFSDEPFLACVVGGVLLGVGVSIALQYNASSGGSDVIAAMIHKYRDVSLGRVILACDLCIITSSYLVLENWEKVIYGYIVLFVMTYVVDYLINGMRGSVQFFVISEHWGEIGSAINNDVDRGCTVIEARGFYTGKKVGMLFIIARRSEAHSIYQVIDEIDPNAFVSQGAVNGVYGMGFDRMKVAHKKKTADEKVRTKE
- a CDS encoding alanine/glycine:cation symporter family protein; this translates as MIELFSADGWLNQSIVSVNYFIWSYILVAALIICALWFTWRTHFVQFRMVGEMVRLLTESTGTHDKGEKHVSSFQAFAVSIASRVGTGNLAGVASAIAIGGPGAVFWMWVIALLGSATAFIESTLAQLYKRRHADSFIGGPAYYILHGMHCKWMAKLFAVLITMTVCMAYVSIQSNTICGAMEKAFSIDPTWMGIALAVFSLAVVFGGIQRIAKVSSVLVPLMAVGYVLLALVIIIMNIQLIPSVFRLIIENAFGFTQVAGGGLGATMMNGIKRGLFSNEAGEGSAPNIAATASTTHPVKQGLIQSLGVFTDTLLVCSCTAFIIIISGLYTNNSESGILLTQAALESEVGTAGPVFIAIAIFFFAFSSIIGNYYYGETNVRFLTDRPSAIFVLRVITGGVMVIFGALASLDLVWSIGDFFMALITICNLIAIFTLGKYAFRLLDDYRRQKRAGVQSPVFKRETMPDIAKDIECWG
- a CDS encoding DoxX family protein, whose amino-acid sequence is MKSLELLFPKVESTKTSLLLLASRLIFGLTFASHGLDKLQHFSETAAHFPAPFGLSGDIAVGLSIFGELVCGLAFAFGFLTRLTLLPMIFTMIVAFTTVFGGSISAGELPFLYLVIFVLSWFAGAGKFSVDGIIRSKISRGNS
- the mnmA gene encoding tRNA 2-thiouridine(34) synthase MnmA — protein: MNIQELEGKRIAILLSGGVDSSVVVYEFARLGLHPDCFYIKIGPEEKEDWDCNSEEDLEMATLVTRRFGCKLQVIDCHKEYWDQVTRYTMEKVKAGFTPNPDVMCNRLIKFGAFDEKMGHDYDLIATGHYAQTEWIDGRKWLTTSPDPVKDQTDFLAQIYDWQLKKAIFPIGHYEKNEVREIAERENLINARRKDSQGICFLGNIDYNEYVRRYLGEQMGDVIELETGKKIGEHKGLWFHTIGQRKGLGLGGGPWFVIKKDVTKNILYVSHGYDPATAYKKDFPLHDFHFLTEGITTLPEKITFKIRHTPEYHPATVEQLSDGRCIIHSAESIHGVAPGQFCVVYDEQHHRCFGSGEITL